A region of Legionella donaldsonii DNA encodes the following proteins:
- a CDS encoding ABC transporter ATP-binding protein: protein MVKNLAEIKKLSVAFQAPEQVITAVDAVSFTLNPGETLALLGESGCGKSLTSLALMRLLPVNGVYGKTSEINVENTDLLNLPESVMRGLRGRRLAMIFQEPMTALNPVLTIGQQLAEAISKQQKIPKEQMDERLLALLDEVEMPKPHLRLNQYPHQLSGGQKQRVVIAMAIANNPEILIADEPTTALDVTIQAQILALLKKLQGQHQMSLLLITHDLGVVKAMADRVCVMYAGQVVEQATVREFFSQVKHPYSQQLLAALPSFNKRHYRLQTIPGAVPTLDCLPNGCRFHPRCAHAFGPCDAQEPQLQTIQNRIVRCHLYPDLAKPPALAIEERNWQPKPNQRTEEILLRVNELSVHFYTKRGILRHNKEVIKAVDGLSFDLYKGRTLALVGESGCGKTTVSRAVLRLQPVTVGEISYRDKNINTMQGRHLRNYRKQVQIIFQDPFSSMNPRMTVGEILAEGMLAQGLASTIIKRKQQTLLEQVNLPRNSLHRYPHQFSGGQRQRICIARALATEPELLICDEPTSALDVSVQAQILNLLKELQQERGLSYLFITHNMAVVSYIADDVLVMRDGRAIEKGLCEQILQQPQQDYTRRLLASVLTV, encoded by the coding sequence ATGGTAAAAAATCTTGCTGAAATCAAAAAATTAAGCGTTGCCTTCCAAGCGCCTGAGCAGGTAATTACTGCTGTAGATGCAGTAAGCTTTACTCTTAATCCTGGTGAAACACTGGCACTGCTTGGTGAGTCGGGTTGTGGTAAATCGTTAACCTCGCTCGCATTGATGCGTCTTTTACCAGTCAATGGTGTTTATGGCAAAACGAGTGAAATTAATGTTGAAAATACGGATTTACTGAACTTACCTGAATCTGTGATGAGAGGGTTGCGCGGACGACGGTTGGCTATGATCTTCCAGGAACCAATGACCGCACTAAATCCAGTGTTAACTATCGGACAGCAATTGGCCGAAGCGATATCCAAACAGCAAAAAATACCTAAAGAACAAATGGATGAGCGCTTGCTTGCTCTTCTTGACGAAGTTGAAATGCCCAAGCCTCATTTGCGGCTAAATCAGTATCCGCACCAATTATCGGGAGGCCAAAAACAACGGGTAGTAATCGCTATGGCTATAGCGAACAATCCGGAAATATTGATTGCAGATGAACCAACAACCGCACTTGATGTGACTATTCAGGCACAAATTTTGGCGTTATTAAAAAAACTACAAGGCCAACACCAGATGAGTCTGCTTTTAATCACCCATGATCTTGGTGTGGTAAAAGCAATGGCTGATAGAGTCTGTGTTATGTACGCAGGGCAAGTTGTGGAGCAAGCCACAGTCAGAGAATTTTTCTCGCAAGTGAAACACCCTTATTCCCAGCAATTACTTGCTGCTTTGCCATCTTTTAATAAGCGCCATTATCGTTTACAAACTATACCAGGCGCTGTGCCAACCTTAGATTGCCTTCCCAATGGTTGCCGTTTTCATCCCCGTTGCGCACATGCTTTTGGACCCTGTGATGCTCAGGAACCACAATTACAAACAATACAAAATCGGATAGTGCGTTGTCATTTATACCCGGATCTCGCTAAGCCGCCTGCTTTAGCTATTGAAGAAAGGAATTGGCAGCCTAAACCTAACCAAAGAACAGAAGAAATTCTACTGCGTGTCAACGAGTTAAGTGTTCATTTTTATACTAAACGGGGTATATTGAGACATAATAAAGAAGTGATCAAAGCAGTGGATGGCTTGTCTTTTGATTTATACAAGGGTAGAACTCTGGCCTTGGTAGGTGAGTCAGGATGCGGCAAAACAACAGTAAGTCGTGCTGTATTAAGATTACAACCTGTTACTGTTGGTGAGATAAGCTATCGTGATAAAAATATTAATACTATGCAAGGTCGTCACTTGCGAAATTACCGTAAACAGGTACAGATTATTTTTCAGGATCCTTTTTCTTCAATGAATCCCCGTATGACAGTGGGTGAGATTTTAGCTGAAGGAATGTTGGCTCAGGGTTTAGCTTCGACGATTATCAAGCGTAAGCAACAAACGTTGCTTGAACAAGTCAATTTACCCCGTAACAGTCTGCATCGTTATCCTCATCAATTTTCCGGTGGCCAACGGCAGCGGATTTGTATCGCCCGGGCATTGGCTACCGAACCTGAATTGTTAATTTGTGATGAGCCGACTAGTGCGCTTGATGTTTCTGTGCAGGCACAAATCCTGAATTTGCTTAAGGAATTACAGCAAGAGAGAGGCCTATCTTATTTATTTATTACTCACAATATGGCAGTTGTTTCTTATATTGCTGATGATGTGTTAGTCATGCGTGATGGCCGTGCGATTGAAAAAGGTCTTTGTGAACAAATCTTACAGCAACCGCAACAAGACTATACACGTCGATTATTAGCTAGTGTTCTAACAGTTTAA
- a CDS encoding IS1634 family transposase yields the protein MLNRDTVSSEQLGHLGLVAATIRELGIIERIDARLELNEKKGGVVSYGRRVAAMVINGLGFMNSRLYMTPHFFQDKPVAQLLGSELDAAHLNDDSLGRCLDKIAEYGVTRLYSELAFEIAREKNLLSQRLHLDSTSFVLYGRYDTEEAAPGIAQPDYGYSKANRSDLKQVMLSLVQGGAANIPLWMEALDGNSSDKTSFQETVRRVQAFTQSIHGMPDGLCFVVDAAFYVPEQLASLNNVFWITRVPAQLNEAKVLLNKPCDALTWEPFDANYRGSVHETVLYGIPQRWVLIESQQARLRELKTFQRHLDKKSQELIKSLWHLGHQVFQCPDDAKQALKPLIKSLKYHQIHYEILPVERHTGKGRPKPGAQKMVIGYQIQACLSTCLERVGAKKETLGRFILASNQCDSSLLNNHAMLQQYKEQSCVESSFKFMKNNAFELDSFFLKTPERITALMMVMTLCLMVYNFAQAHIRQCLKEHDEALPNQLGKPVQNPTMKWIAELMNVIAVVTILTNDQKHRVVTNLKPVHQQIISYFGQYALEIYGLAAESARGTGFSCLAIEQNNYKNRLSWCET from the coding sequence ATGCTGAATCGAGATACAGTAAGTTCAGAGCAATTGGGGCATTTAGGACTTGTTGCAGCAACGATTAGAGAATTAGGGATAATAGAGAGAATTGATGCACGCCTTGAGTTAAATGAAAAAAAAGGAGGCGTGGTAAGCTATGGTCGTCGAGTAGCGGCGATGGTTATCAATGGGTTGGGTTTTATGAATAGCCGGTTGTATATGACGCCGCATTTTTTCCAAGATAAGCCTGTGGCTCAACTGCTTGGTTCAGAACTAGACGCGGCACACCTGAATGATGACAGTCTTGGTCGCTGCCTGGATAAAATCGCAGAATACGGTGTGACCAGGCTTTATTCGGAATTGGCTTTTGAGATTGCCCGAGAAAAAAATTTACTAAGCCAGAGACTGCATTTAGACAGTACAAGCTTTGTTCTTTACGGCCGCTATGACACAGAAGAGGCCGCGCCCGGGATTGCGCAACCAGACTACGGATATTCCAAAGCGAATCGCTCTGATCTAAAGCAAGTGATGCTGTCACTAGTACAAGGAGGAGCTGCGAATATCCCCTTATGGATGGAGGCCTTAGATGGGAATAGTAGTGATAAAACAAGTTTCCAAGAGACGGTTAGGAGGGTGCAAGCGTTTACACAAAGTATTCATGGGATGCCTGATGGCCTTTGTTTTGTGGTTGATGCCGCCTTTTATGTTCCAGAGCAGTTGGCAAGCCTCAATAACGTGTTTTGGATAACCCGAGTACCTGCACAGCTTAATGAAGCCAAAGTATTGTTGAACAAGCCTTGTGATGCTCTGACCTGGGAGCCGTTTGATGCAAACTATCGTGGAAGTGTTCATGAAACGGTTCTTTATGGTATTCCACAACGCTGGGTTTTGATTGAGTCGCAACAGGCGAGGTTGCGAGAGCTAAAGACTTTTCAGAGGCATTTGGATAAAAAATCTCAAGAGCTCATTAAATCCTTATGGCATCTTGGTCACCAGGTCTTTCAATGTCCTGACGATGCAAAGCAGGCATTAAAACCGCTCATCAAATCACTCAAATACCACCAAATTCATTATGAGATTCTACCTGTTGAACGCCATACAGGGAAAGGTCGCCCAAAACCTGGAGCTCAAAAAATGGTGATTGGATATCAAATACAAGCCTGTCTTTCTACCTGTCTGGAGAGGGTGGGTGCTAAAAAAGAAACACTGGGACGCTTTATTTTGGCCAGTAATCAATGTGATAGCTCGCTATTGAATAATCATGCCATGCTTCAACAATATAAAGAGCAATCCTGTGTCGAATCAAGCTTTAAATTCATGAAAAACAATGCCTTCGAACTGGACTCTTTCTTCCTTAAAACACCTGAGCGAATTACAGCCTTGATGATGGTAATGACGCTTTGTCTCATGGTGTACAATTTTGCTCAAGCTCACATCAGGCAATGCTTAAAGGAGCATGATGAAGCACTTCCCAATCAGCTGGGTAAGCCAGTACAAAATCCCACAATGAAATGGATTGCTGAGCTGATGAACGTGATAGCTGTTGTAACCATCCTGACAAACGATCAAAAACATCGTGTGGTAACTAATCTAAAACCAGTACATCAACAAATCATTTCTTATTTTGGTCAGTATGCTCTTGAAATCTATGGACTTGCCGCAGAATCTGCGCGTGGCACAGGCTTCTCCTGCCTGGCTATTGAACAGAATAATTATAAAAATCGTTTATCTTGGTGCGAAACGTAG
- a CDS encoding LysR family transcriptional regulator, with protein MNTIALIQTFCKVVQCQGLTAAAKQLDISAAAVSKQISLLESELGVTLLERTTRKITLTSVGESYYREVQAVLQALEQANSVVAASQAEPKGLLRVKSSRFFAENIILPRMPEFQVHYPQVVLDLQIAEQVPHLLEEGLDIAFGMSMQVASNSIQKKITTTRYVFCASPAYLANFGTPEKPIQLQQHHYLTHSMRQPNNSWTFASGETVFLEPSLYLNDAAALCDCACRGIGIVALHHYQVARALERGELVELFPTYKMPVIPVYLFYHPARFIQPKVRVWIEAMSKQLKDFM; from the coding sequence ATGAACACAATTGCGCTTATTCAAACTTTTTGCAAGGTAGTGCAATGTCAAGGTTTGACCGCAGCGGCCAAACAGTTGGATATTTCTGCTGCGGCAGTGAGCAAGCAAATTAGCCTCCTGGAATCAGAGTTAGGTGTTACTTTATTGGAGCGAACAACACGCAAAATAACGCTAACCAGTGTAGGTGAATCTTATTACCGAGAGGTACAGGCAGTTTTACAAGCGTTGGAACAAGCCAATAGTGTGGTTGCCGCTTCACAAGCAGAGCCCAAAGGCCTGTTAAGAGTAAAAAGTTCACGTTTTTTTGCCGAGAATATTATTTTACCGCGCATGCCAGAGTTTCAGGTACACTATCCGCAGGTTGTTCTCGATTTACAAATTGCGGAGCAAGTACCCCATCTTTTAGAGGAAGGACTCGATATAGCATTTGGGATGTCTATGCAGGTCGCATCGAATTCAATACAAAAAAAAATTACCACTACCCGTTATGTGTTTTGCGCATCACCTGCTTATCTTGCAAATTTTGGTACTCCTGAAAAACCTATTCAATTGCAACAACATCATTATTTAACTCATAGTATGCGTCAGCCAAATAATAGTTGGACTTTTGCTTCAGGAGAGACTGTCTTTTTGGAGCCCTCGCTCTATTTAAATGATGCCGCAGCACTTTGTGATTGTGCTTGCCGTGGTATAGGGATTGTTGCCTTACACCATTATCAGGTAGCGAGGGCGCTGGAAAGAGGTGAGCTTGTCGAGCTTTTCCCAACCTATAAAATGCCTGTTATCCCTGTCTATCTTTTTTATCATCCAGCACGATTCATTCAGCCCAAAGTTCGTGTTTGGATAGAAGCAATGTCAAAACAGTTAAAGGATTTTATGTAG
- a CDS encoding bifunctional SulP family inorganic anion transporter/carbonic anhydrase yields the protein MNEILATNIRKFRIYRHRSLKYDFIAAIVVFLVAIPLCLGIALASGAPLFSGILSGIVGGIIVGALSGSQVSVSGPAAGMAAVVLAAISQLGDFNTFLLALVLAGFLQLIVGSLRAGFVADYIPSNVVQGLLCAIGILLIIKQLPLAFSLSTDLKELKLHLLETTESLTLNPLYDLPSHINTGAAIISLISLAILIYAEKTKIKWLRGIPAPIVVVVAGILINELFLITGSPFAQNNPHLVNIPQQDGFGDFFSELEFPRWSAWTNPKIYLYACIIAIVASLESLLNVKAGEKLDKKRRYCSKDQELIAQGFGNLTAGLIGGIPLTSVIVRTSVNIQAGAKTKMSAVLHGVFLLLAVVFISTWLNKIPLSSLAAILIFTGYKLTKPSIYTTIYQHGMDRFIPFIATVISIVSFNLLAGILIGLAISLFYILKSNSQARLDIIKEIYPTGVTNRLMLPQQITFLNKASLIAELDSIPRNSQLIIDARYTNYIDKEIVELLKEFQQEQAPLKQIALNLIGFKDHYDIHNYVDFINVTTYDVLATLEPPQVLNILREGNQRFLHDTRIHRSLKTDIKYTAETQHPIAVVLGCIDSRVPVETIFDMSFGDLFCIRVAGNVVNDDVLASIEYACNVVGAKLIVVLGHTRCGAIQAACDGVEKGHITQLLSKIQPAVAAERETINNRTSKNTEFVNHVTEFNIANTLQQIYKDSEILRLMIDQDNIAMIGANYDVTSGKVNFNDYSHALTHLDGADQNNMLSEKMRSVLEKAKKTPITVDTENTVS from the coding sequence ATGAATGAAATACTAGCCACAAATATCCGAAAATTCCGTATTTATAGGCATCGCTCGCTAAAATATGATTTTATAGCAGCTATTGTTGTATTTCTGGTTGCTATTCCACTCTGTTTGGGAATTGCTCTGGCTTCCGGCGCACCATTATTCTCCGGTATTTTAAGTGGTATTGTTGGGGGGATTATTGTTGGTGCACTTAGTGGCTCTCAAGTTAGCGTCAGCGGTCCCGCCGCCGGAATGGCAGCCGTCGTTCTTGCCGCTATTTCTCAATTAGGTGATTTCAATACATTTCTTTTAGCATTGGTGCTGGCAGGATTTCTACAGCTGATTGTAGGCAGTCTGCGTGCAGGTTTTGTTGCTGATTATATCCCTTCCAATGTAGTACAAGGGTTATTGTGTGCTATCGGTATTTTGCTGATTATTAAACAACTTCCCTTGGCTTTTTCGCTCTCTACCGATCTAAAAGAACTAAAATTACACCTATTAGAAACCACTGAAAGTCTGACTTTAAACCCACTTTATGATTTACCATCGCATATCAATACAGGCGCTGCGATTATTTCACTCATCTCTTTAGCCATTTTAATTTATGCTGAAAAAACAAAAATTAAATGGCTACGAGGTATCCCTGCGCCGATTGTCGTTGTGGTTGCCGGGATTTTAATTAATGAGCTATTCCTTATAACCGGCTCACCCTTTGCCCAAAACAACCCGCATCTGGTTAACATACCGCAACAAGATGGATTTGGCGATTTTTTTAGTGAACTGGAATTCCCTCGTTGGTCGGCATGGACTAATCCAAAAATTTATTTATACGCGTGTATCATCGCTATTGTTGCTTCATTAGAAAGCTTGCTTAATGTTAAAGCAGGTGAAAAACTCGATAAGAAACGGCGTTACTGTTCCAAGGATCAAGAGTTAATCGCTCAGGGATTTGGCAATCTTACTGCCGGTTTAATTGGAGGTATTCCTCTCACTTCCGTTATTGTCCGTACATCGGTTAACATTCAAGCCGGCGCTAAAACCAAGATGTCAGCCGTGTTACATGGTGTTTTTCTTCTTCTTGCCGTCGTGTTTATTTCAACCTGGCTGAATAAGATCCCTTTATCCTCGTTGGCAGCCATTTTAATCTTCACAGGTTATAAATTAACGAAGCCGTCTATTTACACCACCATTTACCAGCATGGTATGGATAGGTTTATTCCTTTTATTGCAACGGTCATCAGTATTGTTTCATTTAATTTATTGGCAGGTATTCTTATCGGTTTGGCAATCAGCCTCTTTTATATCTTAAAATCTAACAGCCAAGCCCGACTGGATATTATCAAAGAAATATACCCAACAGGTGTAACCAACCGCCTTATGTTGCCACAACAAATTACTTTCTTGAATAAAGCATCCCTAATTGCTGAGCTTGATTCCATTCCAAGAAACTCCCAATTAATTATCGATGCGCGTTACACAAACTACATTGATAAAGAAATTGTCGAATTACTTAAAGAGTTTCAACAAGAGCAAGCACCATTAAAACAAATCGCTTTAAACCTGATAGGCTTTAAAGATCATTACGACATTCATAATTATGTTGATTTCATCAATGTCACTACTTACGACGTCTTAGCCACTTTAGAACCGCCTCAAGTACTTAACATATTGCGTGAAGGTAACCAACGTTTCCTGCACGATACGCGTATCCACCGTAGTCTTAAAACCGATATTAAATACACCGCTGAAACACAACATCCTATTGCAGTGGTTTTGGGTTGCATCGATTCCCGCGTACCGGTAGAAACCATTTTTGATATGAGCTTCGGTGATTTATTCTGTATACGCGTAGCTGGGAATGTGGTTAATGACGATGTGTTAGCCAGCATTGAATATGCATGTAACGTTGTGGGTGCAAAATTAATCGTTGTCTTGGGCCACACGCGATGTGGCGCTATTCAAGCAGCTTGTGATGGGGTTGAAAAAGGCCATATCACGCAATTGTTGAGCAAAATTCAACCCGCTGTCGCAGCAGAAAGAGAAACTATAAATAATCGTACAAGCAAAAATACTGAGTTTGTAAATCATGTGACTGAATTCAATATTGCTAATACCTTGCAGCAAATATACAAGGATAGTGAAATCTTAAGATTGATGATTGATCAGGACAATATCGCCATGATTGGTGCAAACTATGATGTTACAAGTGGTAAAGTTAATTTTAATGACTATTCACACGCATTGACCCACCTAGATGGGGCAGATCAGAATAATATGCTTAGTGAAAAAATGAGAAGCGTACTGGAGAAAGCCAAAAAAACGCCTATTACTGTTGACACAGAAAATACGGTTTCCTAG
- a CDS encoding LysR substrate-binding domain-containing protein — translation MNLRDLHYFVVLADVMHFGEAARRCHVSQPTLSMQLKKLEEELGVPLFERTNKQVMLTDSGRMLLSRAQHILTQITEMKEMARAASDPYTGELRLGVIPTLGPYLLPHVMPVIQETLPNLRVWLLEEKTDRLIAKLAAGQLDAAIMATPVEAEFSKQILFNEPFYFACAANVVSPDKTEMRVDDLANQPVMLLEEGHCLREQAMAVCQLAKTDVVQADFTATSLETLRLMVQAGRGVTLLPALSVYKVAPSDLQIIPFVQPAPFRTIALYWRTGTARLSCFEALARLISITIQNLLKEKRP, via the coding sequence ATGAATTTACGCGATTTGCATTATTTTGTTGTATTGGCTGACGTTATGCATTTTGGCGAGGCTGCCAGGCGCTGCCATGTAAGTCAACCTACTTTGAGTATGCAGTTGAAAAAACTGGAAGAAGAGTTGGGCGTGCCACTTTTTGAACGGACTAACAAGCAAGTTATGTTAACTGACAGTGGACGTATGTTGCTTAGTCGAGCTCAACATATACTGACTCAGATTACTGAAATGAAAGAAATGGCACGTGCTGCCTCTGATCCTTATACAGGTGAGTTACGTTTAGGGGTTATCCCTACATTAGGACCTTATTTATTACCTCATGTCATGCCAGTGATTCAAGAGACCTTACCGAATTTACGCGTCTGGTTACTTGAAGAAAAAACCGATCGCTTAATTGCTAAATTGGCTGCAGGTCAATTGGATGCGGCTATAATGGCGACACCCGTGGAGGCTGAATTTAGCAAGCAAATTCTTTTTAATGAGCCCTTCTATTTTGCTTGCGCAGCTAATGTTGTATCCCCTGATAAAACTGAAATGCGAGTTGATGATTTGGCTAATCAGCCGGTAATGTTATTAGAAGAGGGTCATTGTTTACGTGAACAGGCAATGGCTGTATGCCAATTGGCAAAGACTGATGTTGTGCAGGCTGATTTTACTGCAACAAGTTTGGAAACTTTACGATTAATGGTACAAGCAGGGAGGGGTGTCACTCTGTTGCCTGCGTTATCTGTTTATAAGGTTGCGCCTAGTGATTTACAAATTATTCCTTTTGTCCAACCTGCACCGTTTCGTACTATTGCCTTATATTGGCGCACAGGTACTGCCAGACTTTCTTGCTTCGAAGCCTTGGCACGATTAATTAGTATCACTATCCAGAATTTATTAAAAGAAAAGCGGCCATAA
- a CDS encoding CsiV family protein gives MLRLFILIITLLFTCVGQAKKTASFYQVDLIVFTHQSAYSLPDDLSLASNITANTSQAIPLSTEAKNSLTPYHLLPVSSSQLRQEYWALHRKPQYRVLLHYTWLQPLNNQRPIMLPKTTKDGWQIEGTLRIRRSNYYLLDTELLFSAPSSQAAFVFSQKQRLKGGAIYYLDHPQAGMLIKVHQLA, from the coding sequence ATGCTTAGACTATTCATTTTGATAATCACGCTTTTATTTACCTGTGTTGGACAAGCAAAAAAAACCGCCTCTTTTTATCAGGTTGACCTGATTGTCTTTACCCATCAGAGTGCTTATTCTCTACCTGATGATTTATCCCTGGCAAGTAACATCACAGCAAATACCTCTCAGGCCATTCCGTTAAGTACGGAAGCCAAGAACTCCCTGACACCGTATCATTTATTGCCCGTCTCGTCTTCACAACTGCGGCAGGAATATTGGGCTTTGCACCGTAAACCGCAATATAGAGTGCTTTTACATTACACCTGGTTACAGCCTTTAAATAACCAGCGCCCGATCATGTTACCTAAAACAACAAAAGATGGCTGGCAAATAGAAGGTACTCTACGTATTCGCCGTTCCAATTATTATTTACTTGACACTGAACTGCTATTTTCAGCACCAAGCAGCCAAGCAGCTTTTGTTTTTTCCCAAAAACAACGCCTGAAAGGCGGGGCGATTTATTATCTGGATCATCCACAAGCTGGCATGCTGATTAAGGTCCATCAGCTCGCTTAG
- the ttcA gene encoding tRNA 2-thiocytidine(32) synthetase TtcA, with amino-acid sequence MSATPSAVEKKLLHYTGKAIADFNMIQRGDRVMVCLSGGKDSFSLLTLLHTLRRRSNNKFELFAFTLDQAQPGWDDSKLHAWLKERNIPYEILTRDTYSIVKEKIPEGKTYCSLCSRLRRGIIYRYAEEHGFNKIALGHHRDDLIRTLMMSILYNGDVRSMPPKLLSDNKKHIVIRPLCYVQERDIITFAQEQAYPIIPCTLCGSQENLARKRIGRLIDQLAEENPKVPSNILHALQSIKPSQLMDQDLWQFKTLENQLLLANTNASETIFAEEELLSLEEEC; translated from the coding sequence ATGTCTGCTACTCCTTCTGCCGTTGAAAAAAAACTATTGCATTACACCGGTAAAGCCATTGCCGATTTTAATATGATCCAGCGTGGTGACCGAGTGATGGTATGCTTATCTGGCGGTAAAGATTCCTTTAGCTTATTAACTTTGCTTCACACTCTTCGACGTCGTTCAAATAATAAGTTTGAGCTGTTTGCCTTTACTTTAGATCAAGCCCAACCGGGTTGGGATGATAGTAAATTGCATGCCTGGCTAAAGGAAAGAAACATTCCTTACGAGATCCTAACTCGTGATACCTATAGTATTGTTAAAGAGAAAATACCTGAGGGTAAAACCTACTGTTCACTTTGCTCAAGATTACGACGCGGAATAATTTATCGTTATGCAGAAGAACACGGTTTTAATAAAATTGCCTTGGGACACCACCGCGATGATTTGATTCGTACACTTATGATGTCCATTCTTTACAATGGTGATGTACGTTCCATGCCCCCCAAACTACTTAGTGATAATAAAAAACATATTGTTATTCGTCCCCTTTGTTATGTACAAGAACGCGACATCATTACGTTTGCACAAGAACAAGCTTATCCAATTATTCCCTGTACTTTATGCGGCTCACAGGAAAATCTTGCTCGCAAGCGCATTGGCAGGCTTATTGATCAATTAGCGGAAGAAAACCCTAAAGTCCCTAGTAATATTTTACATGCTTTACAAAGCATCAAACCGAGTCAATTAATGGATCAGGATCTTTGGCAATTTAAAACGCTTGAAAATCAATTGCTCCTTGCTAATACTAACGCAAGTGAGACGATTTTTGCTGAAGAAGAATTGTTATCTCTTGAAGAGGAATGCTAG
- a CDS encoding proline--tRNA ligase, translated as MRASQWLSATLKETPSDAEIVSHQLMLRAGMIRKLGSGLYTWLPLGLKVLRKVEQIVREEMNRANAMEVLMPAVQPAELWQETGRWDTFGGLLLTMRDSNGRDYCFGPTHEEVITDLMRNELQSYKQLPINLYQIQTKFRDEIRPRFGVMRAREFIMKDSYSFHLSQACLQRTYDAMYHAYCRIFDRLGLRYRAVEADTGAIGGSASHEFQVLADSGEDLIFYSDGSNYAANIEQATSLLPPKATALPEEIITLVDTPEQKTITEVANFLQVDTAQTVKTLIVEGKEHPLVALVLRGDDELNEVKASKHPLLKSPLRFADEQTIATALKAPIGSLGPVGLTIPVIADHHALALTSFICGANQADKHYKHAAWGRDAHYQDAFDLRNVKKGDSSPDGKGTLHSCRGIEVGHVFQLGDKYAKAMNAAVINEEGQLQTMLMGCYGLGITRVVAAAIEQHHDAHGIVWPQTIAPFQLVIVPINGHRSALVKEKAESLYQQLSAQGLDVLLDDRNERPGVLFADNDLIGIPHRLVVSERNLEQQAVEYKARNKGEVTRIALSELDQFISQLLQK; from the coding sequence ATGCGCGCGTCTCAATGGCTATCAGCTACCCTTAAAGAAACACCGAGTGATGCTGAAATTGTTTCACATCAACTTATGCTACGAGCTGGCATGATCCGCAAACTTGGCTCCGGTCTTTACACTTGGTTACCGCTTGGTTTAAAAGTTTTACGTAAAGTTGAACAAATTGTACGTGAAGAGATGAATCGTGCTAATGCAATGGAAGTCTTAATGCCTGCCGTACAACCCGCTGAATTGTGGCAGGAAACAGGACGTTGGGATACCTTTGGCGGCCTGTTATTAACAATGCGTGATAGCAATGGAAGAGACTATTGCTTTGGACCAACTCATGAAGAAGTGATTACTGATTTAATGAGAAATGAATTGCAATCTTATAAACAATTGCCCATTAATCTCTACCAAATTCAAACTAAATTTCGCGATGAAATAAGACCTCGTTTTGGTGTTATGCGTGCGCGTGAATTTATTATGAAAGATTCTTACTCCTTTCATTTAAGCCAGGCATGTCTACAACGTACTTATGATGCAATGTACCACGCTTATTGTCGCATTTTTGATCGGCTTGGTCTTCGCTATCGCGCAGTCGAAGCAGATACCGGTGCAATTGGTGGTTCGGCATCACATGAATTTCAGGTATTAGCCGATTCTGGTGAAGATTTGATTTTTTATAGTGATGGTAGTAACTACGCGGCTAATATTGAACAAGCAACCAGCTTACTTCCTCCAAAGGCAACCGCGTTGCCAGAAGAAATTATTACGCTCGTCGATACACCGGAGCAAAAAACGATTACGGAGGTTGCCAATTTTTTACAGGTCGATACTGCTCAAACAGTAAAAACATTGATTGTTGAAGGTAAAGAACATCCCTTGGTTGCCCTGGTATTGCGCGGTGATGACGAATTAAATGAAGTAAAAGCCAGCAAACATCCTTTGCTAAAATCACCTCTTCGATTTGCTGATGAACAAACTATAGCAACAGCACTCAAAGCGCCTATAGGCTCTCTTGGTCCTGTTGGTCTTACTATTCCTGTTATTGCTGATCACCATGCCTTGGCATTAACGTCCTTCATCTGCGGCGCTAATCAAGCTGATAAGCACTATAAGCATGCTGCCTGGGGTCGAGATGCCCACTATCAAGATGCTTTTGATCTACGTAATGTCAAAAAAGGCGATTCAAGCCCCGATGGTAAAGGGACGCTCCATTCTTGCCGTGGTATTGAAGTTGGGCATGTATTCCAACTCGGTGATAAATACGCGAAAGCCATGAACGCTGCAGTTATCAATGAAGAAGGCCAGTTACAAACCATGTTAATGGGATGTTATGGCTTAGGTATTACTCGTGTTGTTGCAGCCGCGATTGAACAACACCATGATGCTCATGGTATTGTCTGGCCGCAAACTATTGCCCCGTTCCAACTAGTTATAGTCCCCATTAATGGCCATCGCTCGGCGCTTGTTAAAGAAAAAGCAGAATCCCTTTATCAACAACTCAGTGCACAAGGCCTTGATGTTTTGCTTGATGATCGCAATGAGCGTCCGGGCGTTTTATTTGCTGATAATGATTTAATCGGTATCCCACACCGCCTCGTGGTAAGCGAACGCAACCTGGAACAGCAAGCAGTAGAGTATAAAGCACGCAATAAGGGAGAAGTCACTCGTATTGCCTTGTCAGAGCTGGATCAATTTATTAGCCAGCTATTACAAAAATAG